From the genome of Pseudoxanthomonas sp.:
CGTGCGATCAACATGCAAGGATGCTCTACGAACAGGTAATAGACGTTATGGGTAAGAGATGGCCTGTTACACATTCAGGCATTCAGCCTCATAAGCTGCGGCCTAACAATTCATTCAAGCCGAACCCGCTTCGCGGGTCGGTTTAATTCAGGCGTTAGGCCGCTTATGGACATGGCCGCAAGGTCAAGAAAGCCGCATCTCGCAGTTCGGCTGCTTACCTGCCCACTTCTCTTGGTCGCGGCGGTCCTGGTGCTACCGCGCTTCAACCTCTATGGCACGCCCGCAGAGAGGTACACGCTTCTTGCCCTCCTGGCTTTGCCCTTGGTCGGCGCGATTGGCATCGCCCGTTACATGCAATTTACGCTTCTGGCTCGACTGCTGCTCGCAGCTGGCTATCTGATTGCGGGTCTTGTGTTAGCTCTGTACGCGGTTATCTTCATCGGCTGTTCGTGGGCAGGCGCATGCTTCTAGTGCGCGGCCTAACAATTCATTCAAGCCGAAGCCGCTTCGCGGCTCGGCTTAATTCAGGCGTTAGACTTCGCCTATGAACCACACGCACAACTTTGAGGAGTCAGGCTGGGCTTTCGACGCCCTGGTCAACACCGCGTCGTTTACAACGAGGCACGTTCTTGAAGGTTCTCGGCCAATCCTCGAGGTTTATCACGACCATGACGGAGAGTGGCAGTTCATGTGTGGCACAACCAATGCCACGGCGGATGCAAAACTTGTCTGCCTTGGCTGCGTGATTGAGCGTGACCCGACCCTCACTCAGCTTGCCGACATGCCAGCCGGGTGGCTTGCTTACCGAGAGTCACCGGAGCATCCGTGGTCCAGAGAGGAGTACGCGGACAGTGATACAGCGGATGAGGTCTAACAATTCATTCAAGCCGAACCCGCTTTGCGGGTCGGCTTAATTCAGGCGTTATGCGGTTGTAGAGCAAAGGAATTTAGTTCGTGCTGCAATCGGATCGGTCTCATCACATCCAGCATTCTGGTTCGCATGCGCTAGCGCTGGTTCGGCCTGCGGACAACGCGCTTGGCTTGCGTCGCGGCTTCGCCTCTGGTCCTTCGGCAGCTTGGTCGGGTGCGCTGGCGCGCACGGGCGTCGCGGCGTCTGGTACTTTGCCGCATAACCATTCAATCAAGCCGAACCTGCTTCGCAGGTCGGCGTATTTCAGGCGTTAGCGAGCAAAAGGAGACTCCATGGCACGGACCTATAGAGCGCATCACCTCGCAGCTTTTGCATGCCTCGCGATAGGCTGCAGCGGTGTAGCAAAGTTTCCTGGCACCAGTGGCTTGGTTGGACTTTTCGGCTTCCTTGGCCTCGCAAGCTGCTTCCTCCTTGAGCCATCGCTGGCAAGCCAGACTAATCTCCGCCAGCTCCGACACCCCAAAAAAGCTAGCTTGGCCATGGCAACATCTTTGGCATTCGTGGTTACCAGCGTCGCCATCTGGGGCTTCGCTCGCTAACAATTCATTCAAGCCGAACTTGTCCGCTGACGTGGCCAAGTCGGCTTAATTCAGGCGTTAGGGCTCACTCATGGGTAGAACCAGCGGATCGAGCTTCAACAGGCAGGAACTTCTCGCCAGTGAGATTGCAGTTTGCTATTACTGCTCAACCCAGTTCTCCCCGTCTGAGATAGCGTCATGGTGTGATGGTGACGAGCCTGGCCAAACCGCTATCTGTCCCTATTGCAGCGTTGACTCTGTTGTTGGTTGGAATGGCGCGGTGGATCCGGAGTGGGTAGCCACAATGCATAATTCGGCATTCGGGTAGCACGGTAGTGAGCCCTAACAATTCATTCAAGCCGAACCCGCTTCGCGGGTCGGCTTAATTCAGGCGTTAGGTGCCATGACAAGCATCCCGGTAGTTGATCCAAATAACCATTGCGGAGTGGTCGCATCGCTGCGCTGACATTCGGCGCTCGTCACGTAAATTCCTGATCGGCTGGCTCGTTCTTCTGGAACTTCTAGTCATGCCACCCATTCTCGGTTGGGTAAAGCCATATCCGTACTCGCTGCTTGCGGGATTCGGTGCCCTATTTGTGCTGGCTGCCCGCGCTCAGTTTTCCCGCTATACGCTTCAGTGCCCTAACTGTGGCAACCAGCCCGTTGCCGCTTGGCAGCAAACTCCACTATGGCAAATTGACCACTGTTCAAGGTGTAATCATTGGCTGCGAGACCCAAGGCGCGGCAATGGCACCTAACAATTCATTCAAGCCGAACCGGCTTCGCCGGTCGGCTTAATTCAGGCGTTAGGCGGTCGGCGGCTTTTTCAGTGTGGGCCAGTGATTGCTTTTCGTGCAGTGACTGCCGGACACTTCGCTGGGGTTAGATCGGAGAGATTACGGGTTGGGGATTGCATCGGACGCATCGCAGGACAATCAGTGGGTCGGCTTGCTGGCAAGGCGTGCTCCTTGCCCTGGGCACTGCTGGCCTAACAACTCAATCAAGCCGAACTGGCTTCGCCAGTCGGCTTATTTCGATCGTTAGGCCCCTTTTGGAGAGTTTCGTTGATCTTCATTTCGCACAATTATAAAGACAAGGCCCTCGTCGAGCAGATTGCCTTGCGGCTCAAGGATATCTTTGGCCAAGAGAACGTCTTCTACGATTCTTGGTCTATCCAGCCGGGCGATGGAATCATCGACAAGATGAATGAAGGGCTAGGTGCTTGTAAGCTCTTCCTATTCTTTGTGTCGAAGAACAGTTTGCTAAGCAACATGGTCAAGTTAGAGTGGCAAAACGCTGTGCTCCAAGCAGCCAAAGGAACGAGCAAGCTCATTCCAGTGAAGCTTGATGATTGCTTTATGCCGCCTATCCTGGCCCAAAACTTGTACATCGACCTATATGGTCACGGCCTTGAAGTTGCTCTTCGGCAGATCGTAGATGTTTCCGAGGGCCGCAATACCTTTCAGGCTGGTCCGCAAGAGTTCTCTAATCTGCGCGCGTATGCCTATGAAGATGGTGCCTCAACCTTCATCGAATGCCATGCCGAGCACTATTTGGAGCCTATTTCAAATTTCGTATTTCTCGTGGAGAACAAGGCCGGCGAACTGAACTTCGTGTACAAGTCGGGAAATACGTGCAATGCCGGCTTCAATGAAGGCGTCAAGCTAGACAACGGCATGGTCGTGAACGGGCAGCTAATCGGCGTCGACCGCGGAACGGTGCCAGGCTTCCCTGTTGTCGTGCAGGTCATCCCGGTCGGCAGTGCCAAGGTTCGCCTGATAGGTGTGCTGCACGAGAAGAAGGCAGGCAATTGGTCCGGCATCCCGGTGGTGGCCGGTCGCAAAGGGGCCTAACAATTCATTCAAGCCGAAGCCGCTTCGCGGCTCGGCTTAACTCAAACGTTAGGCGACGCTTAGCCGTTTGGCGAATTCAAACCAGGGCAATAGGGGGCGTTCTATGGGTGGATTGAGCTTGTGGCATTGGAGCATTCTTCTGGTCTTCTCGTTGGCGTGGATAATCCCGCTCTGGCGAATCGTCGGCAAGGCTGGCTTTCCAAGCGCACTATCCCTTCTAGCGCTTGTGCCCGTCGTTAACTTCGTAATGCTTTGGGTCTTCGCGTTTGTTCGTTGGCCAGTTCGACGGGATGCCGCCTAACAATTCATTCAAGCCGAAGCCGCTTCGCGGCTCGGCTTAATTCAGGCGTTAGGCCCCTTGCTCAGCAGGATCGCAAACTTGATAGATCTCAAACCAGCTCGGCTTGCACTCGGTGCAGTCTGGGTTGGCTGCGCGCTTCTACTGGGGCCTTTCGTGGTTGTCCTGCTTGTTGTGGGCTTTCGCGAGCCCGGACTTCTTGCGCTGGGCCTAGGAGGTGCCGCCGGTTTTCTAGGTGCCTTTTTCCGCATCGGCGCCGGCCGCCGTTTTTTTATGCTTACCAAATGGGAGCGCGGAGGCATAGCCATTTCCATAGCCAGCGGGGTAGCTGCCTCATTCCTCGCGGCACTCGCTTTGCCCGGAAACATCTACTGGAGCACACTCACTCCACCAATTGGGTTAATCGGCTTGCTTCTTCTGGCAGGCTCACTCAAAGGTCCCGCACCGGGGCCTAACAATTCGTCCAAGCCGACGCCACTTCGTGGCGCGGCTTAACTCAGGCGTTAGACCGCAAAGGAAACTCCATGACGCTTGAAGAAGAAGCAGAAGGTGCTACCAAGCTGCTGGCCGGACGGGTAGTTGAGACTATCTGGCGTCGTCGCCCAGGAGAGATCGTTATCCAGTTCACCGATGGGAGTCGACTTTTTGTCGACATCAATGACGCTTCCCTTGAGCTTTCCGTCACCAATTGCAACGGCGGTTAGTCAAGCTGCTAGGCAGCGGCCCAACAATTCATTCAAGCCGAACCCGCTTCGCGGGTCAGCTCAATTCAGGCGTTGGCGCCTTATGACAATTGATCAGCAGGCCCGAGCAACTTTGGCCGAGTCAACTCGCTGGCTCATTGGCGCTCGCATTACCAATTTCCAGTTCGACGATACGGTGCCAAAGTCAGCCGATCCGGCGATCCGTGAAATCTACAACCAGTTTTTGTGGTTGCTCTACTGTGACCTTCGGGAGCATCGCCTGATCGGTGCTGACAAACTGTCGCAAATGCAAAGAGACATGGCAGTCCGCTGTGTACTCTTCCTCAAGTCGGGTCTTCCTTACTTGTGGCCCGTTCTCTCTCGCGGTCAGTCCGTACTGCTAACCTTTGGCAACTTGCTGACATTTGGCTTGGCCGGACGCATCTACTTCCGTTGGCTAAGTTCCGCCGGCGACATGTCGTACTGGCCATTCTTGTCTCAGTCTCAGTACGCTGCCGCACTCGGCGCGCCTGTGTACCTATCCGGGACGGGCGCTAACAAATCGTTCAAGCCGATGCCGCTTCGCGGCACGGCCTAACTCAGGCGTTAGGCCTCTATGAAACTTCGCATATGTCTTGTCGCCGCAATTGCAGTTCTACTGGCTAGCTGCACTACTGGCCGCTCCGATATCACGGAAAACGAGTGTGACATCTCTTGGATTGGAAGCAGTCAACTATCGCCTCAGAGAGCGTGTGACCTGCGAGCTCTCGCGAAGCGCTGTGCTGCGTCTGATCGTTGTCAGATCCAATGCGAAGCTAGGGGTGGCCCTCCAAACGTAGGCGGTGGGTGTGCTCATGTGTGCAGTAGTGACATACAGACTGATGGGGACATTGCAAAGAATGGAGGCACATTTTCCACCACAGAGTCCGTCGCTTGCTACAACCAGACACGGTAGGCGGCCTAACAATTCATTCAAGCCGACGTTGCCTCGCGGCGCGTTTTAACTCAAGCGTTAGGAATTCCTTCGACGATCCCGCCATGCTGCATATCCGTCAGTTTCAAGAGTCCGACTCGATCACCGAACTTACGTCATTGCTTCATCGGGCATATGCTCGTCTCGGCAACATGGGGTTGAACTACACCGCAGTGAGTCAAACACCGGAAGTCACCGCCAAGCGCATTCGCGGCGGGAACTGCTTCGTTGTCGCCACCGGCCCGAAGCTCGTCGGAACAATCGTTGCCCAACCAACATATGCAGAGAATGAGTGTGAATACTTCACCCGCCCCGGTGTAGCGGCGGTACACCAATTTGCAGTCGACCCGGAGCATCAGGGTTCAGGCATCGGCCGCATGCTCCTTCAACGCGCAGAGCAATGGGCCAAAGAGTCTGGCTTCGTTGAGCTCGCGATGGACACTGCCGAACAAGCCACACATCTCATTGAACTCTACGCCCGTCTTGGCTACCAGCACGTCGGTTGGGTTCAGTGGCATGGCAAGGTGTATCGCAGCGTGGTTCTTAGCAAACGCCTCGCCACGAATGCCTAACCCTTCCTTCAAGCGGACAGTCAACGGGCTGCGCCCGTCGTTTGCCACTTAAGTCAAACGCTAGGCGCGATAAATGAGCCGAGCTGATACTCGTAGAAAAGCGAGGTCTGATCGATTACTTGCGAAGCGCAAGGAGTCTGCTTCCGCGCGAGCCGAGGTGAGTAGCCGCAAGCAACAGCAGTATGATGCGTTTTTGGATGAGCACGGCCATCGCTTCAGGACAAGAGATAAGCTCCTCTTACGACCTAAGTTCATCGCCGGTCTACTTTGGTGGCCCATCAAGATTTGGTCGCCGGACGAGTCTCTACATCAACAGCGGCGTCGCGGCCGTCATGGCAATCGCGCCTAACAACTCATTCAAGCCGAGCCCGCTCCGTGGATCGGCGTGCTCCGAGCGCTAGCCGCATGAAACGGTCCACCGCATCCAATGTTGCAATCGCTCTGGCCGTGTTTTCCTGGCCACTCGTGTGCTATGGGGCAATGTCGCAGCTTGGCGACTACGCGCCATCAACGCCGAACGAGGTCATCGTGGCCAGTCGGCACCGGTCGTTCTCCATCCTGGTCGTTGGCTTGTTGTGCTGGGTATCTTCCATCTGGCTCTCCGGCTATGGCTTTTCCGGTGCCAAGGTTCGCTCGTCCATTGCGTTTGCCGGCTGCTTGTCGCTGCCGTTGGTTGCTATCGTCGGTCTGTGGAGCTGACAATGTGGCCAAAGATGGGCTGAAGCCGAATGGCCGGTCATGACCAGCAGAAGCGGGGGTTATCCGGTCTTTTTCTGACAGCCGTTCAAGCCGGAATGGCTTCGCTCTTCCGAGAGGACGTTGTGGATCAGCTCGGCGGCTCGGATCGCGCTGTTGTGGGCCGCCAGCACAGCTGACTGGGTTGAGTTGAGGATTGGGTTCGATGATGAAGCGATTGCTGCCGCTGATGGTCATGCTGGGGGTTTCGGGCGGCGTCAGAGCGGCCAGCGTCTGCGAGCGCCTGCCCGTGGATCCGGAGTTCCCCGCCGGCTTGAGCGGTAGTTACGAGATCGTGGGGAAGGATCCGGCAAAGGGGACTGTTTACACCGGCACTCTCACCCTCGACTACGGTAAAGACAGCTATGTGCTTAGCCGGGGTACTGACGGTCAGACGCTTCACGGCGTTGCCTGGATTCAGCGTTGTGGCGTGGACAAGATCAGGACCCTGCTCGTCCGATATGACACGCAGCCAGCAATAGAGATGGCCTGCGCGCTGCAAACAGATGGTGACAACTATTATCGGGCAACATGCAGGACGCGACAGGGCGGGGACCAATCGGGTGGGCTGGAGGCTTGGTTTCAGAAGCCATAAGTGCGCGCATTGACGAACCATTCGAGAAGAAGCCGCTCTGCGGCTCGATTTAAATCAAACAGCTGGACTGTTTTCAGGCGCGACGCGGCCCGATGATTTCAAAATTTCCTCGTTGGGTGTGGGCCGGAACATGGGTGCTTGCCTTCATCGCGGGCATCGTCAATGTCGTGGGTCTGCTCGGCTTCGAGCATCAGGGCATTACCCATCTCACGGGTAATTCGTCTTTGCTGGCTGAATCGCTGGCCACGTTGAATATTCCGGGGATGCTCCACTTCTCGGCGCTCATTGGTTCTTTTGTCGCTGGCGCGGTCATCAGCGGAATCCTCATCCGGGACAGCGCACTTCAGCTCGGCCGCAGGTATGGTGTCGCGCTGTTTCTGGTGTCGTTGCTGCTCTTTACCGCTGTTCCACTGCTTCAGCATGGAAGCGCGTATGGCATGTATGCCGCCGCGTGTGCGGTTGGCCTGCAGAATGCCATGGTGAGTACGTATAGCGGGGCTGTCGTTCGCACGACACACGTGTCCGGCATGTTCACGGATCTCGGCATCTTCCTTGGCCATGCATTGTGCGGCCTACCTGTTGATACGCGGCGCTTGCAGCTCTGTTTACTGGTCATCTCAGGGTTCGTCTGCGGGGGAATCGCGGGAACTTTTGCGTTCCGAGCGTTCGCCTATTCCGCGCTCCTGTTCCCGGCGGTCCTCACTGCGGCAACTTCCATTGCTTATGGGATCTATCGGACTCGCAAGGTGCGCGGGTAGTCCGTTGGTAATCAGCGGTCCAACAGTTCGTTCAAGTCGCCCGGCGTTTCGCGGTCGGGCCTATGCGTGTTCCACATCTCCGCGCTGCTACGTGCAGTCGGCTTCACCCAGGCGGTAAGCGTCGAATGTTCAATCCTCCAGACTCCATCGTGGGGGCAAGCGTCCGCCTCAGGCGCTCAACGCCGGCCGATTCCGAAGCGATGTTCCGGGCAGCTTCGGACCCCGATGTCATGCGCTTCATGGAATGGCCAGCGCACGAATCGGTTGCCGACGCCGAGGCCTATATGGGTGGCTGCACCGCGCGTTGGGCTGCCGGCGTGGAGTATCACTGGGTCATTGAACGCAGTGCCGGTGGCCCGCTACTCGGCTGCATCGCCTGTCGCGTGAAGGGGCACGCCGTCGATTTCGGGTACTTCCTTGCCAGGTCGGCCTGGGGGCAAGGCATCGCCACGGAAGCCTCTTCGCTTCTTGTCGCCTGGCTCCAAAGCCAACCGGCCATCCTCCGCATCTGGGCCACTGTCGATGCAGAGAACGCCAGATCGGCAAGCGTCCTTGTGCGGCTGGGGATGCAACGCGAAGGCCTGCTCCGCATGGCGACATATCGGCCTAATATTGGTGGCCTTCCCCGAGACACTGTCGTCTATGCCCTCTGCAAATCCGACGCCTGACCCCTTCATCGGAGGGGCCTCCTGCGCCTACGCGGAAAGTGCCCTCAATTCGAACATCAGGCATCACACCACGTATCCGGGAGCAGTTGATGGATGACCTGATCCTCATCATGGTCTGCGTGGCACCACTGGCCATTCGTTGGGCGACGGCGGCGGGGCGGGACTTTGATGCTGCACGCTATGCCGCGTTCGGGCTTGGGGTGGCCTTTTTGTATTTCTCACTCGGTCACTTCGTTGTAACCGACCAGCTCGTTCAAATGCTGCCTGGGTGGGTTCCGCAAAGACGGCTGGTTATTTACACCACCGGTCTTCTGGAAGCGTTGACGGCGGTTTCGCTATTTACCAAGCAGTGGCGACGTATCGGCGGCATCGCCGCGGCCGTGATGCTTGTGCTGTTCCTGCCCGCAAACATTTATGCGGCGGTTCACCATGTCGGCGTAGGCGAGCATCAGTCCGGTCCAGGCTATCTGTGGATTCGCATACCCATGCAAGTGTTCTTTGTTGCATGGGCGCTCTGGCCCGTATGGCGGCGTCGCAGTGACGCCTGACAGTGCATTCAAGCCGAGCCCGCTTCGTGCGTCTGCATGAATCAGGTATCGGGCGCCATGAAGAGGCCGTAATGAACATCTTTCCGTTCGAAGTACAGCACGCCAGTGGCGTCGTCGATCTCATCCTGCCGATACAGCAGATCGAATTCGAGGTCCCCGTCTCGTTGGAGGCACAGCCGGACCTGCAGGAGAT
Proteins encoded in this window:
- a CDS encoding toll/interleukin-1 receptor domain-containing protein; the protein is MIFISHNYKDKALVEQIALRLKDIFGQENVFYDSWSIQPGDGIIDKMNEGLGACKLFLFFVSKNSLLSNMVKLEWQNAVLQAAKGTSKLIPVKLDDCFMPPILAQNLYIDLYGHGLEVALRQIVDVSEGRNTFQAGPQEFSNLRAYAYEDGASTFIECHAEHYLEPISNFVFLVENKAGELNFVYKSGNTCNAGFNEGVKLDNGMVVNGQLIGVDRGTVPGFPVVVQVIPVGSAKVRLIGVLHEKKAGNWSGIPVVAGRKGA
- a CDS encoding GNAT family N-acetyltransferase; this encodes MLHIRQFQESDSITELTSLLHRAYARLGNMGLNYTAVSQTPEVTAKRIRGGNCFVVATGPKLVGTIVAQPTYAENECEYFTRPGVAAVHQFAVDPEHQGSGIGRMLLQRAEQWAKESGFVELAMDTAEQATHLIELYARLGYQHVGWVQWHGKVYRSVVLSKRLATNA
- a CDS encoding YoaK family protein, which translates into the protein MISKFPRWVWAGTWVLAFIAGIVNVVGLLGFEHQGITHLTGNSSLLAESLATLNIPGMLHFSALIGSFVAGAVISGILIRDSALQLGRRYGVALFLVSLLLFTAVPLLQHGSAYGMYAAACAVGLQNAMVSTYSGAVVRTTHVSGMFTDLGIFLGHALCGLPVDTRRLQLCLLVISGFVCGGIAGTFAFRAFAYSALLFPAVLTAATSIAYGIYRTRKVRG
- a CDS encoding GNAT family N-acetyltransferase, which codes for MFNPPDSIVGASVRLRRSTPADSEAMFRAASDPDVMRFMEWPAHESVADAEAYMGGCTARWAAGVEYHWVIERSAGGPLLGCIACRVKGHAVDFGYFLARSAWGQGIATEASSLLVAWLQSQPAILRIWATVDAENARSASVLVRLGMQREGLLRMATYRPNIGGLPRDTVVYALCKSDA